Sequence from the Candidatus Rhabdochlamydia sp. T3358 genome:
TGGTTTTAACACCAGTGTTGTCTACTCCACCATATAATCTAAACCGCCGTCTAGCATTTGCTCGTAATAAAACATCCGTTGTACCTTCCTCACAGCCTGGTTGGTAAACAATGTCTATCTGACGAAAGGGGTTGCGATTGAGCCAAGCTACATCGTTGAATAAGATAGACTCATTAATTCTCTCTCCTGGACATAAACGCATATAGTCCATGATTTTATTTACTGCATAGCCTTCATTGGGCTCTATACATATCTCTCCAAGTGTGCTTTCACAAATTACAACATGCAATATCCCATTGGTGATATCTTGCTTAGGAAATTCAATTAAGACAAAGGGATAATGGATACCATAATAATAAGAGAAAATGGTTTGTTCAATCTCGCAGAGAATTTCTTCGTCAAGAGGGTGCTGTAGGTAAACAGATAAAGAATCTACAAGACCATCTAAACATTCAGAAGAATCAAGTTTAATTTGCACTCCTTCGATATCTGGCTTAAGCAAACGAGCAGATCTATGTATTTGATCTTTATGAGAAACAAGAACAATCGCTTGAATGTAAACTTGTTTTTTTTCTAACGTCTCTTGATTAGAAGTTCGTTCTAATTGAAGCCCTTCTTCTATAGAAGAACTTTCTTTGACTAGACTAAAGTCTTCTACTTGCTGAGATACCGAGTCAAGGATCACTGATTCTGAATCTGCAAAAAGTAAAAAAGGCCAACTCAATAAAAAAATAGAAAATAGATAAATCATATTTTAGATTATTCAACGAATAAGTCTTTTTTTTCAAAATATAATTTACAAAAAAATTGCTCTTTACAGGAGATAGCCTTAAAAAATTTACACCTTGTAATTTCTGAGAAGATGCTCTATTGTTTTTGTTTTTATTATGTATACGCAACACCAAATTGATCAAACCATTGCTGCTATTGCCACTGCCCCAGGAGAGGGAGGGGTTGCGGTTATCCGTGTGGCTGGCAAACAATCGATAGAAGTTGTAGCTAAGGTTTTCTCAGGCCCTATTCACTCTTACCCCTCGCACACCGTTCATTTAGGTAAGATTATAAATGCGGATCAAGTAATCATTGACGAAGTTCTGATCCTTGTCATGCGAGCTCCCAAATCTTATACAGGAGAGGATATTGTTGAGATTCACTGTCATGGAGGATCTTTAATTTCACGCAGAGTGCTAGAAACTATTTTAGAAGCAGGCGCTAGAGCAGCAGGTCCTGGCGAATTTACTTTTCGCGCTTTTATGAACGGGAAAATAGATCTTATACAGGCAGAGGCCGTACAAAATCTCATTGCAGCTAAAAATGATCTTGCCCTGCATGCAGCTGAACAACAACTGCAAGGACAGCTTTCTTCTCGTATTCTCTTTTTTCAACAACAATTAGTTGATATTGCAGCTATGTTTGAAGCCTGGGTTGACTTTCCCGAAGAGGATTTGGAATTCGCAAGTATAGAAAATGTGGCTACTCGATTAGAACGTTTAAGAAAGCAAATTTGTTATTTAGCAGCCACCTTTCAAGAAGGAAAACTACTGCAGTTTGGGCCCACTTTATGTTTAATAGGGCCACCCAATGCAGGTAAATCCTCTTTGATGAATGTTTTATTAGGTAAAGAGCGTGCCATTGTTACCTCTATTGCTGGAACCACACGTGATACTTTAGAAGAAGAGCTTCTGATAGGGAATTTGCATTTTCGCTTAATCGATACAGCAGGAATTCGAGAAACAAAAGAGATCATTGAACAAGAAGGGATTCGCAGATCAAAAGAAGCGATGCAAAAAGCCGATCTTGTCTTGCTGATCTTAGATGCGTCCTTGCCTCTTTGTCCTTATGCAGATCAGCTACTCTCTATGGTGGATACTAAAAAAACTCTTCTTGTATGGAATAAAAGTGATATTACATCTGTTATACCTGATAGGGAAAACAGCTTGCTTATCTCCGCTAAAAACCAAACAGGTATTGAAGAGCTCAAGCAAAAGATCTCTCAAATGATCTGGCAAAAAGCTCCTCCTTCCAAAGAAGAAGTGCTTATTACCAATATTCGTCATGAAAGGAGTTTGTTAAATGCCGCTATTTCGCTTAAAAGAGTAATCGATGGCCTCCACACAAACTTATCTCCTGAGTTTCTCTCTTTTGATCTAAAAATCTGCCTACAAGAGCTAGGAGAAATTATCGGTCATAATATAACAGAAGACATCCTAACTGCGATCTTCTCCAAGTTTTGCGTGGGGAAATGAACCAAAAAAAACGTGCACAACGCATTCAAGATATTTTACATCATTTATTTCCTAATCCTGAAATCCCCTTACAGCATCAAGACCCCTATACCTTATTGATTGCAGTTGTCTTATCTGCGCAAAACACAGATAGAAAAGTCAATCAAGTAACCCCTACTTTATTTGCAAAAGCCTCTACCCCTCAACAAATGCTAACTTTGAGCATAGCAGAGATTGCTAGCATGATTAAAACTTGTGGCTTAAGCAATACAAAAGCAAAGGCTATCTGGAATCTCTCTAAAATACTTGTTGAGCAACACAAAGGTAGAGTACCAAACTCTTTATTGGCTTTAGAAAAACTCCCTGGTGTAGGGCATAAAACCGCATCAGTTGTTGTATCGCAAGGATTTGGCAAGCCCGCCTTCCCCGTAGATACACATATCCACCGCTGTGCAAAGAGGTGGTTTTTAAGTCGGGGAAAAAACGTGGAAGAAACAGAAAAAGATCTTAAGAGCCTTTTTCCTAAAAAAATCTGGAATAAACTTCACTTGCAAATCATCTACTTTGCAAGAGAGTATTGCCCTGCTCGTGGCCATAAAAAAGAAATGTGCCCCATCTGTCAATGGATCGATGAGCCTAGTGATTGACCCATTAATCCACGCACCTCTTGACTGCGTGCGCTACTCTCTAATAGATCCTGATCAAAACGAATCCGATTAGGTTCAAATAATAAAATCAGACAAGATCCTCCAAAAGAAAAATATCCCTTTTCGTCCCCTTTTTCATACATTTTATGAGCTTGAAATGTTTGGTGAATACTTCCTACGTGAGTTGCGCCTATTTCTATGTATAACAGATTTCCAAAATGCGAAGTGGCAAGCATAGTGATCACTCTTTTATTTTCACTTAAGATCTTTATGTTGCGTTTAAGCGCTACGGGATTCACAGAAAAAAGAGCCCCGTTAATTAATTGAGGTTGCCCAGGAGTTGCCCTGCAAGGAAAATGAAATCTATGATAGTCAACAGGACAAAGGCGTGCGATAACCATTGATCCCGCTTGATACTTGTTTGCTAGTTCTTCATTTTTAAGCAGCTCTTTTAAAGAAAATTTTTTTCCTTTAACAAAAAAATGAGGAAATTCTCTTACATTTGGAAAAACCAAATACCGAGCATCGGTTGGTAAAACAGCCCTATTTTCTTCTTGAATAATAGGCCTTGCTTCAGGCTTTAACCGACGAATAAAAAAATCATTAAAAGAATAAAAGCTACTAACAGGCTCCAAAAATTCAGAAGTGTCGACATCGAATTTTTTGATAAAGGGAATAATCTTATGACGACTCATGGATCTTTTTTGAAAAAAGCCATACAATTTAGAAAAAAAAGAAAATCTAGCGGTTAATGGTAAGATAAAAAAAGAAATGACACGCGATAAAAAAGTATCTTTATACAAAAGGTCTATAAAAAATTTACCATATACCTTTTCTTCTCTTTTTTCCTTAGTCAGGCGATCC
This genomic interval carries:
- the mnmE gene encoding tRNA uridine-5-carboxymethylaminomethyl(34) synthesis GTPase MnmE; the protein is MYTQHQIDQTIAAIATAPGEGGVAVIRVAGKQSIEVVAKVFSGPIHSYPSHTVHLGKIINADQVIIDEVLILVMRAPKSYTGEDIVEIHCHGGSLISRRVLETILEAGARAAGPGEFTFRAFMNGKIDLIQAEAVQNLIAAKNDLALHAAEQQLQGQLSSRILFFQQQLVDIAAMFEAWVDFPEEDLEFASIENVATRLERLRKQICYLAATFQEGKLLQFGPTLCLIGPPNAGKSSLMNVLLGKERAIVTSIAGTTRDTLEEELLIGNLHFRLIDTAGIRETKEIIEQEGIRRSKEAMQKADLVLLILDASLPLCPYADQLLSMVDTKKTLLVWNKSDITSVIPDRENSLLISAKNQTGIEELKQKISQMIWQKAPPSKEEVLITNIRHERSLLNAAISLKRVIDGLHTNLSPEFLSFDLKICLQELGEIIGHNITEDILTAIFSKFCVGK
- a CDS encoding phosphatidylserine decarboxylase, encoding MSKIIYLDRLTKEKREEKVYGKFFIDLLYKDTFLSRVISFFILPLTARFSFFSKLYGFFQKRSMSRHKIIPFIKKFDVDTSEFLEPVSSFYSFNDFFIRRLKPEARPIIQEENRAVLPTDARYLVFPNVREFPHFFVKGKKFSLKELLKNEELANKYQAGSMVIARLCPVDYHRFHFPCRATPGQPQLINGALFSVNPVALKRNIKILSENKRVITMLATSHFGNLLYIEIGATHVGSIHQTFQAHKMYEKGDEKGYFSFGGSCLILLFEPNRIRFDQDLLESSARSQEVRGLMGQSLGSSIH
- the nth gene encoding endonuclease III gives rise to the protein MNQKKRAQRIQDILHHLFPNPEIPLQHQDPYTLLIAVVLSAQNTDRKVNQVTPTLFAKASTPQQMLTLSIAEIASMIKTCGLSNTKAKAIWNLSKILVEQHKGRVPNSLLALEKLPGVGHKTASVVVSQGFGKPAFPVDTHIHRCAKRWFLSRGKNVEETEKDLKSLFPKKIWNKLHLQIIYFAREYCPARGHKKEMCPICQWIDEPSD